Proteins found in one bacterium BMS3Abin11 genomic segment:
- a CDS encoding spoVT / AbrB like domain protein codes for MPQSERHVRLFRNGRNQALRIPREFELEGKEAIIRKEGGRLIVEPVKKGQLLSLLASLPALDEIFPDVDEDLPPLDDSSL; via the coding sequence ATGCCGCAATCAGAACGACACGTTCGTCTGTTTCGCAATGGGCGAAACCAGGCGCTTCGTATACCTCGCGAATTTGAACTGGAAGGGAAAGAAGCCATTATCCGCAAAGAGGGTGGCCGCTTAATTGTGGAACCGGTTAAGAAGGGGCAGTTGCTCTCATTACTGGCTTCCCTCCCTGCTCTGGATGAAATTTTTCCTGATGTGGATGAAGATTTACCACCCCTTGACGACTCATCACTTTGA